In one Zobellia galactanivorans genomic region, the following are encoded:
- a CDS encoding RpiB/LacA/LacB family sugar-phosphate isomerase, translating to MKIAIGNDHAGTDYKLAIVGLLKSMSIEITNYGTDTIDSVDYADFVHPVATDVHNDDVDFGIIICGSGNGASMTANKHQKVRCALCWTKEIVQLSREHNDANILSIPARFVSLPQALEMVKTFLDTPFEGGRHERRIEKIPCS from the coding sequence ATGAAAATAGCTATTGGTAACGATCACGCAGGTACAGATTATAAATTGGCCATTGTTGGGCTGTTAAAATCTATGAGTATAGAGATAACGAATTATGGTACCGATACTATCGATAGCGTAGACTATGCCGATTTTGTACATCCTGTGGCGACCGATGTTCATAACGACGATGTTGATTTTGGTATCATTATATGTGGAAGCGGTAACGGCGCTTCAATGACGGCCAATAAGCATCAAAAAGTACGTTGCGCCTTGTGTTGGACAAAAGAGATCGTTCAACTAAGTAGGGAACATAACGATGCCAATATATTGAGTATTCCTGCACGTTTTGTTTCATTGCCCCAGGCATTGGAAATGGTAAAGACATTTTTAGATACGCCTTTTGAAGGCGGTAGGCACGAAAGAAGAAT
- the rnr gene encoding ribonuclease R, which translates to MSKKKKQSRNHKNNEITKGIFTILEKEPQKSFNYKQMAALLGLDNTQDRNQLIKRLGQLKEKNRIQEEAKGSYKAIASSTKKYSVGTVDLTGRGNAYIVIEGLDDDVFVPYNKVNKAFHGDTVEVYIFPRRKGKKLEGEVTKVLERKKTEFVGIVDLQKTFAFVRPTDFRMYTDFFVPKGQIKDANDGDKVVVKFESWPDGDDSPTGKITEVLGKPGEHNTEIHAILAEYGLPYDFPEEVEHFADKIDTSIKEEEIAKRRDMRDTLTFTIDPKDAKDFDDALSFEVLENGNYEIGIHIADVSHYLEPDTILDDEAYERATSVYLVDRVVPMLPEVLSNNACSLRPNEEKYTFSAIFEIDKKAQIKNQWFGRTVINSNERFAYEEAQHIIETGEGHIPEDISIREEAYSVSDDVVKATLEMDRLAKIMRDKRMQQGAISFDKVEVRFNLNENSEPIGVFFKESKDANKLIEEFMLLANRKVAEFIGKQKPKKTFVYRIHDDPDEDKLIALNGLISRFGHKIDFQDKKSISASLNQLLSDVKGKKEQNLVDTLTIRSMSKAIYTTQNIGHYGLAFDYYTHFTSPIRRYPDVMVHRLLQHYLDGGDSAKEEVYEQKCKHSSDMEYLASSAERDSIKYMQIKFMQDHQDQEFVGVISGVTEWGVYVEIIANKCEGMVRISDIKDDYYTFDEKEYAIVGEKTKKTYQLGDEVVVMVKNTDLVKRHLDFSLLGKHEG; encoded by the coding sequence ATGTCAAAAAAGAAAAAACAATCTCGTAACCATAAAAACAACGAGATAACCAAAGGTATCTTCACTATTCTTGAAAAAGAACCTCAGAAGAGCTTTAATTATAAACAAATGGCCGCCTTACTTGGTCTAGATAACACTCAAGACCGGAACCAATTGATAAAAAGGTTAGGGCAGCTCAAAGAAAAGAATAGAATACAGGAAGAAGCCAAAGGAAGTTACAAGGCTATCGCCTCTAGTACTAAAAAATACAGTGTCGGTACGGTTGACCTTACCGGACGTGGGAATGCCTATATCGTTATAGAAGGTCTAGACGATGACGTATTCGTTCCGTACAATAAAGTAAACAAGGCCTTTCACGGCGATACCGTTGAGGTATATATCTTTCCTAGAAGAAAAGGAAAGAAGCTGGAAGGTGAGGTTACCAAAGTATTGGAACGTAAGAAAACCGAGTTTGTCGGTATAGTCGATCTGCAGAAGACCTTTGCCTTTGTCCGTCCTACCGATTTTAGGATGTATACCGATTTCTTTGTCCCGAAAGGCCAGATAAAGGATGCCAACGATGGTGACAAAGTAGTCGTAAAATTCGAAAGTTGGCCTGATGGAGACGATTCCCCTACCGGAAAAATTACCGAGGTTCTCGGAAAACCCGGGGAACACAATACCGAAATTCACGCTATTTTGGCCGAATACGGACTTCCCTACGATTTTCCTGAGGAAGTAGAACATTTTGCCGATAAGATAGATACTTCCATAAAGGAAGAGGAGATTGCCAAAAGAAGGGATATGAGAGATACATTGACCTTTACTATCGATCCCAAGGATGCCAAGGATTTTGATGATGCCCTTTCCTTTGAAGTGCTAGAGAATGGCAATTATGAAATCGGTATCCACATTGCCGATGTCTCGCATTACCTTGAACCCGATACCATTTTAGATGATGAAGCTTATGAAAGGGCTACGTCGGTCTATTTGGTGGATCGAGTGGTACCCATGCTTCCGGAAGTCTTGTCGAACAATGCCTGTTCCCTAAGGCCGAATGAAGAAAAATATACTTTTTCGGCAATTTTCGAAATCGATAAAAAGGCACAGATAAAGAACCAATGGTTCGGTCGAACGGTCATCAATTCGAACGAACGTTTTGCCTATGAGGAAGCCCAACATATTATAGAAACCGGCGAAGGCCATATCCCTGAGGATATTTCTATACGCGAAGAGGCCTATTCGGTTTCCGATGATGTAGTTAAGGCGACCCTGGAGATGGACCGTCTCGCAAAAATTATGCGTGATAAACGTATGCAACAAGGGGCTATTTCTTTCGATAAGGTAGAAGTACGTTTTAATCTGAACGAAAATAGCGAGCCTATAGGAGTCTTCTTTAAGGAATCTAAGGATGCCAATAAATTGATCGAAGAATTTATGCTACTGGCCAATAGAAAGGTGGCCGAGTTTATCGGAAAACAAAAACCGAAAAAAACCTTCGTATATCGTATCCACGATGATCCGGACGAAGATAAATTAATCGCGCTTAACGGCTTGATATCAAGGTTCGGGCATAAGATCGACTTTCAAGATAAAAAGTCCATTAGTGCCTCTCTAAACCAGCTCTTGAGCGACGTTAAGGGCAAGAAGGAACAGAATTTGGTCGATACGCTGACCATACGTAGTATGAGCAAGGCCATCTATACGACCCAAAATATTGGGCACTATGGTTTGGCATTTGATTACTATACCCATTTTACTTCGCCGATCAGAAGATATCCCGATGTCATGGTGCACCGTTTGTTGCAACATTACCTAGATGGGGGCGATTCGGCCAAAGAAGAGGTTTACGAACAGAAATGTAAGCATTCGTCGGATATGGAGTACTTGGCCTCTAGCGCTGAACGCGATTCGATCAAATACATGCAGATCAAGTTTATGCAAGACCACCAAGACCAAGAGTTTGTGGGGGTAATCAGCGGGGTCACCGAATGGGGCGTTTACGTCGAGATCATTGCCAATAAATGTGAGGGCATGGTCAGGATAAGCGATATAAAAGATGATTATTATACCTTTGATGAAAAGGAGTACGCTATTGTAGGTGAAAAAACAAAGAAAACCTATCAGTTAGGCGATGAAGTCGTAGTTATGGTTAAAAATACCGATTTGGTCAAACGCCATCTCGATTTTTCACTGCTGGGAAAACATGAGGGATAG
- a CDS encoding head GIN domain-containing protein, which produces MKKFVWLVVFVLGQNLLEAQGEKMTQDLTKFTEVKAFDGLSVKLIKSDVNKAIITGENINKVAIVNNDGVLKIRMQIGKIFSGYRTFVELYYTENLVVIDVNEDARIISEQSIKQEVLELKAQEGGELDIKAEVEQMLIKTVTGGVIVTKGSSNLQDVAINTGGIYEGKEFKTKFSTINVNAGSRAEIFASDYVKATVKAGGEVLVYGNPTKMDEKTVFGGKVIRM; this is translated from the coding sequence ATGAAAAAATTTGTGTGGCTTGTCGTTTTTGTACTCGGGCAAAATTTACTTGAGGCCCAAGGGGAAAAAATGACACAAGACCTTACGAAGTTTACTGAGGTCAAGGCGTTTGATGGTCTATCGGTTAAACTGATAAAATCAGATGTGAACAAAGCGATCATAACCGGTGAGAATATCAACAAGGTGGCCATTGTTAATAACGATGGGGTGCTTAAGATCCGAATGCAAATAGGAAAGATCTTTAGTGGTTACCGCACTTTTGTAGAGTTGTACTATACCGAAAACTTGGTAGTTATAGACGTTAACGAAGATGCCCGCATCATAAGTGAACAGTCTATAAAACAAGAGGTTCTTGAATTAAAGGCCCAAGAGGGTGGTGAGCTCGACATCAAGGCAGAAGTTGAACAAATGTTGATAAAGACGGTTACAGGTGGGGTTATAGTCACCAAGGGCTCTTCAAATTTGCAGGACGTAGCCATTAATACCGGTGGTATCTATGAAGGGAAGGAGTTCAAGACAAAGTTTTCAACCATTAACGTAAATGCGGGATCGAGGGCCGAAATCTTTGCCTCAGACTATGTAAAGGCTACGGTAAAGGCAGGTGGAGAAGTACTGGTTTATGGAAATCCAACAAAAATGGATGAGAAAACGGTTTTTGGAGGTAAGGTAATTCGAATGTAA
- a CDS encoding LysE family translocator: MWEDIQAAVPLGFLLSFMIGPVFFVLLETSAIKGFRAAIVFDFGVILADGLFLVIAYFSSFQLLENLSNQPGLYVFGGVILLVYGITTIFKKPPKQVDTSIKVKKSDYLGLFVKGFLLNFINIGVLVFWLGIIIVVGPSLNNDPNRIIVFFSTMVGAYFVTDIFKILLAKQLKKKLTINRIYLIKKGIGIILIICGIVLIVKGFLPKDRFNIENGIERIEKL, encoded by the coding sequence ATGTGGGAAGACATTCAGGCAGCAGTTCCATTAGGCTTTTTATTGAGCTTTATGATCGGGCCTGTGTTTTTTGTGCTTCTTGAAACTAGTGCCATTAAGGGGTTTAGGGCCGCAATCGTTTTTGATTTCGGCGTTATTCTTGCCGATGGCCTTTTTCTTGTTATCGCCTATTTCAGTAGTTTTCAACTTCTAGAAAATTTGAGTAACCAACCCGGACTCTATGTCTTTGGGGGCGTGATTCTTCTGGTTTATGGGATTACCACCATTTTTAAAAAACCTCCTAAACAGGTCGATACGAGCATCAAAGTCAAAAAAAGTGATTACTTGGGGCTCTTCGTCAAAGGTTTTCTGCTCAATTTTATCAACATTGGTGTACTTGTTTTTTGGCTGGGGATTATCATTGTGGTCGGACCGAGCCTGAATAATGATCCCAATCGTATCATCGTATTCTTTTCTACCATGGTCGGGGCTTATTTTGTAACCGATATCTTTAAAATTCTCCTGGCGAAACAATTGAAGAAAAAGCTAACGATCAATAGAATTTATCTTATAAAAAAGGGCATAGGTATTATCCTTATCATATGCGGAATTGTACTTATAGTCAAAGGCTTCTTACCAAAAGACCGGTTCAATATTGAAAACGGCATCGAGCGTATTGAAAAATTATAG
- the folB gene encoding dihydroneopterin aldolase, translating into MDKVKVNNIRVYAHHGCLAEETAIGSEYLVNVAVDADLSKASVSDKLSDTVDYVHINRIVKEEMKIPSKLLEHIGKRILDRIFKEIAIVQKAEVEVSKINPPIGGDVEKVTIVLKQKRKK; encoded by the coding sequence TTGGATAAGGTTAAGGTTAATAACATAAGGGTATATGCCCACCATGGTTGTTTGGCGGAAGAAACCGCTATAGGTAGTGAATATTTGGTCAATGTTGCCGTAGATGCCGACCTAAGCAAGGCATCGGTTTCCGACAAGTTATCCGATACGGTAGATTACGTTCACATCAACCGAATTGTAAAGGAGGAAATGAAAATTCCCTCCAAACTTTTAGAGCATATCGGTAAACGGATCTTAGATCGAATATTTAAGGAAATAGCCATCGTTCAAAAAGCGGAGGTGGAGGTTTCAAAAATCAACCCTCCCATAGGTGGTGACGTTGAAAAGGTGACCATCGTTTTGAAGCAAAAACGAAAAAAATAG
- a CDS encoding PorP/SprF family type IX secretion system membrane protein, producing MRKFIWTLLLLSGITTARGQELNSPQLSQYLADNPFVLSPVYAGIGDHVKIRLNGLTQWVGIKDAPQTQSLAADMRLGEQSGLGLFLYNDKNGYTKQQGARVSFAHHLTLDRYDDEFLSFGISYNFNQFRIDVDKFVDANLDPGVINNRQTSNHNFDVGALYRYGKFYISANASNLLGKDPSNFTFNVDEPNELRNYYVYTGYRYRKNKNSDLEIEPSLLFKMFESDGRSETDLNLKFRWYNFEDYFYAGVNYRFLNDQIGSPLYIAPFAGLKKNNFYFGYSYQIILNEIITYSTGTHVVTIGVDLFQGLSNCRCTY from the coding sequence ATGCGCAAATTTATATGGACCTTGCTGCTCTTATCGGGCATTACAACCGCGAGAGGCCAGGAGCTCAATTCGCCCCAACTCTCTCAATATTTGGCAGATAACCCATTTGTTCTCTCTCCGGTCTATGCCGGTATCGGAGATCATGTAAAAATCAGGCTTAACGGTCTTACCCAGTGGGTAGGTATTAAAGATGCCCCACAGACCCAATCTTTGGCAGCAGATATGCGTTTAGGCGAACAATCTGGTTTAGGACTGTTCTTGTACAACGATAAAAACGGCTATACGAAACAACAGGGGGCAAGGGTTTCTTTTGCACACCACTTGACCCTTGATAGATACGATGACGAATTTCTATCATTCGGTATTTCGTATAACTTTAACCAGTTTAGAATAGATGTCGATAAGTTTGTAGATGCCAACCTGGATCCCGGGGTTATCAACAACCGCCAGACCAGTAACCATAACTTTGATGTAGGTGCTTTGTACCGATACGGTAAATTCTATATCAGTGCCAACGCTTCTAACCTTTTAGGTAAAGATCCCAGTAATTTTACCTTTAATGTGGACGAACCTAACGAACTAAGAAACTACTATGTATATACCGGTTACCGTTATAGGAAAAACAAGAACAGTGACCTGGAAATAGAACCCTCTTTATTGTTCAAAATGTTCGAAAGTGATGGTCGATCGGAAACCGATTTAAACCTAAAATTCAGATGGTACAATTTTGAGGACTATTTTTATGCAGGTGTGAACTATCGTTTCCTAAATGACCAGATCGGTAGTCCGCTCTATATTGCACCCTTTGCCGGTCTAAAAAAGAACAATTTCTATTTTGGTTACTCGTATCAAATCATTCTTAATGAGATTATTACCTACAGTACAGGTACCCATGTAGTTACCATTGGTGTAGACTTGTTTCAAGGGCTTAGTAACTGTCGTTGTACGTATTAA